In Humulus lupulus chromosome 6, drHumLupu1.1, whole genome shotgun sequence, a single genomic region encodes these proteins:
- the LOC133781591 gene encoding pentatricopeptide repeat-containing protein At2g26790, mitochondrial-like, translated as MQFSSTVWGNSKRLFQSSACYCMFKGGLADFNGALSFSQLALSQLDCSSFHSIDDCDQQSSTTTRVSNSCDSNYASNFTPDVDDFRIVEILNSLKKEPDLTFSFFSQLKEAGFRHNVSTYSALITNLCHCGSQRKLDALFLDLVVTYKEHQCTYPPLQISELLQTLTEEVEFDQSLVRAYDALTKAYASVSMFDDAIDLVFYMKRCGFVPHISACNHLIRCLIEHDKMDMAMAVFKEFKRIGVGPNGYTYAIVIKMLCKKGSLEETLNVFLEMEEAGVAHSTIAYRAYIEGLCTNQMSALGYQVLQACRGASKPVDKHAYAVVIHGLCNEMKIDEAEKAFLDMEKQGLVPNSHVYSALIHGYCKSGHLQKGLALCNKMISNGVKANNLIISSILQGLCKMGMHSEVVNQFIDHKDSGIYLDEVCYNIVMEALCKLGKVEQAVDLLEEMKAKQMVIDTLHYTTLINGYCLRDKIDDALNLADEMKEKSGLTPDVAFYTTMISYYCRMNCLTKAHDLFHYMKREGIEPDVTCCNVLISMHCKAEHLHEAFAVFDEMIAKGLEPDIVTYTTLLSGYCNRGDMDKARWLFDTLIKKGVTPDVTFYTMMINSYCKVNCIREAYDLLLDMKRKGIEPDVICYTVLIDRNCKMDNLKEAIALFHEMIESGLEPDLVTYRTLLSGFYNKGDVESASILIHEMSSKGILTDSQVASPRHLDNLRVKRQPLHR; from the coding sequence ATGCAATTTTCTTCTACAGTATGGGGTAACTCTAAAAGGCTTTTTCAATCAAGTGCCTGTTATTGCATGTTCAAGGGTGGTCTAGCTGATTTCAATGGGGCACTTTCGTTCTCCCAACTGGCACTTAGCCAGTTGGACTGCAGCTCTTTTCATTCCATTGATGATTGTGATCAACAATCTTCTACTACCACAAGAGTTAGCAATAGCTGCGACAGCAACTATGCCAGTAATTTCACCCCTGATGTTGATGACTTCAGGATTGTCGAAATCCTTAATAGTCTGAAAAAGGAACCCGATCttactttttccttcttttcccaATTGAAGGAAGCTGGTTTCCGACATAATGTCTCTACATATTCTGCCCTCATCACTAATTTATGCCATTGTGGCTCTCAGAGGAAGTTGGATGCGCTCTTCTTGGACCTCGTCGTCACCTATAAAGAACACCAATGCACTTACCCTCCATTGCAAATCTCTGAGTTGTTACAGACTCTCACTGAAGAAGTTGAGTTTGATCAGTCATTGGTTCGAGCTTATGATGCCTTGACCAAGGCTTATGCTAGTGTAAGTATGTTTGATGATGCCATTGATCTTGTGTTTTACATGAAAAGGTGTGGATTTGTCCCGCATATCTCTGCTTGTAATCATCTTATCCGTTGCTTGATTGAGCATGACAAAATGGATATGGCTATGGCTGTATTTAAGGAGTTTAAAAGGATTGGGGTGGGCCCTAATGGTTACACTTATGCAATTGTTATAAAGATGCTTTGCAAGAAGGGAAGCCTGGAAGAAACACTCAACGTGTTCTTAGAAATGGAAGAAGCTGGTGTAGCCCACTCAACTATTGCATACCGAGCATATATTGAAGGTCTTTGTACCAACCAAATGTCAGCCTTAGGTTATCAAGTGCTCCAAGCATGCCGAGGAGCAAGCAAGCCTGTTGATAAACATGCTTATGCAGTTGTTATACATGGGTTGTGCAATGAGATGAAGATTGATGAAGCCGAAAAAGCTTTTCTGGACATGGAAAAACAAGGGTTGGTTCCTAATTCACATGTTTACAGTGCATTGATTCATGGCTATTGCAAGAGCGGTCATCTGCAGAAAGGTCTGGCTCTCTGTAATAAAATGATCTCAAATGGTGTAAAAGCAAATAATCTGATCATCAGTTCAATTCTTCAAGGCTTGTGTAAGATGGGCATGCATTCTGAAGTGGTAAATCAGTTTATAGATCACAAGGATTCAGGTATCTATCTTGATGAAGTTTGTTACAACATTGTGATGGAAGCTTTATGCAAACTAGGGAAAGTGGAACAAGCCGTAGACTTGCTTGAGGAGATGAAGGCTAAGCAGATGGTTATAGATACCCTTCATTACACCACTTTGATTAATGGATATTGTTTACGAGATAAAATTGATGATGCTTTGAATCTGGCGGATGAAATGAAGGAGAAAAGTGGATTGACTCCTGATGTTGCATTCTACACAACGATGATAAGTTACTACTGCAGGATGAATTGCTTAACAAAAGCCCATGATCTCTTCCATTATATGAAAAGGGAAGGCATTGAACCTGATGTGACTTGTTGCAATGTTTTGATAAGCATGCATTGTAAGGCAGAACATCTCCATGAAGCTTTTGCAGTTTTCGATGAGATGATCGCGAAAGGACTAGAACCCGATATAGTTACCTATACAACTCTTCTTTCAGGTTACTGTAATAGGGGTGACATGGATAAGGCTCGATGGCTTTTTGATACCTTGATTAAGAAAGGGGTAACTCCTGATGTCACTTTCTATACAATGATGATAAACAGCTACTGCAAGGTGAATTGCATCAGGGAAGCTTATGATCTCTTACTTGATATGAAAAGGAAGGGCATAGAACCTGATGTGATATGTTACACGGTTTTGATAGACAGAAATTGTAAGATGGATAATCTTAAGGAGGCTATTGCACTTTTTCATGAAATGATAGAAAGTGGTCTAGAGCCTGATTTAGTAACTTATAGAACTCTTCTGTCAGGATTTTATAACAAGGGTGATGTTGAGAGTGCTTCCATTCTCATTCATGAAATGTCTTCCAAAGGGATATTGACTGATAGCCAAGTAGCCTCGCCTCGACACCTTGATAATCTGAGAGTGAAGAGGCAGCCACTCCATAGATGA
- the LOC133781595 gene encoding ent-kaurene oxidase-like, with the protein MMTTPAMANHILQGVKAVPFVTTFVLGGLSLLALIFLKRCFFANNKKKKSGYSRLPPVPRVPGLPVIGNLLQLKEKKPYMTFTKWANTHGPIYSIRTGASTLVVLNTTHVAKEAMVTRFSSISTRKLSNALKMLTSDKTMVAMSDYNDFHKMVKKHILGNVLGANAQKRHRCHRDTMAENISKRFHAHVEDFPGEAVNFREIFESELFGIALKEALGKDIEQVLYVEELSGHLTREEIFKVLVIDQMEGAIEVDWRDFFPYLKWVPNKKIENKIQTMIFRRKAVMNALIQEQKNRIASGEELNSYIDYLVSEAKTLTEEQISMLLWEVIIETSDTALVAAEWAMYEIAKDPKRQDRLYREIIELCGSEKLTEDRLSQLPYLMAVFHETLRRHSPVPIIPLRYAHEDTQLGGYYIPAGTEIAINIYGCNMDENKWENPEEWNPERFLDEKHDPMDLYKTMTFGAGKRVCAGSLQAMLIVCTTIGRLVQEFEWRLKDGEEEDVATVGLTTHKLHPMHAIINPRS; encoded by the exons ATGATGACAACGCCAGCCATGGCTAATCATATCCTTCAAGGTGTTAAAGCAGTGCCCTTTGTCACCACCTTTGTTCTTGGTGGTCTCTCTCTGTTGGCCTTGATTTTCCTCAAAAGATGTTTCTTTGccaataataagaagaagaagagtggATACTCCAGACTCCCTCCTGTGCCGA GGGTTCCGGGATTACCAGTGATAGGGAATTTGCTGCAGTTGAAGGAGAAGAAGCCATACATGACGTTTACTAAGTGGGCCAATACTCATGGTCCTATCTATTCCATCAGAACAGGTGCTTCCACTCTAGTCGTTCTCAATACAACTCATGTTGCCAAAGAG GCAATGGTGACTAGATTTTCATCCATATCTACCAGAAAGCTGTCAAATGCCCTGAAAATGCTCACTTCTGATAAGACTATGGTTGCCATGAGTGACTACAATGATTTTCATAAGATGGTAAAAAAACACATACTTGGAAATGTTCTGGGAGCCAATGCTCAG AAACGACACCGTTGTCACAGAGACACTATGGCAGAAAATATCTCAAAAAGATTTCATGCTCATGTGGAAGACTTTCCTGGTGAAGCTGTGAACTTTAGGGAGATATTTGAGTCTGAACTCTTTGGAATAGCTTTGAAAGAG GCCCTGGGAAAGGACATAGAACAAGTATTATATGTGGAGGAGTTAAGTGGCCATTTGACAAGGGAAGAAATATTCAAAGTTCTAGTGATTGATCAAATGGAGGGAGCCATTGAGGTGGATTGGAGAGATTTCTTCCCTTATCTCAAATGGGTTCCTAATAAGAAGATCGAAAACAAAATTCAAACAATGATTTTTCGAAGAAAAGCAGTGATGAATGCCCTTATTCAGGAGCAAAAAAATCGAATTGCTTCAGGAGAG GAACTAAATAGCTACATAGATTATTTGGTGTCTGAAGCAAAAACACTGACAGAGGAGCAAATCAGTATGTTGTTGTGGGAAGTAATCATAGAGACATCAGACACTGCTTTGGTTGCAGCAGAATGGGCCATGTATGAAATTGCTAAAGATCCAAAACGACAG GATCGTCTCTACAGGGAAATCATAGAGCTTTGTGGATCAGAAAAATTAACAGAGGATCGTTTGTCCCAGCTGCCATACTTGATGGCTGTTTTCCATGAAACTTTGAGAAGGCATTCTCCAGTTCCAATCATACCTTTACGTTATGCTCATGAAGATACTCAATTAGGAGGCTACTATATTCCTGCTGGTACTGAG ATTGCAATTAACATATACGGATGTAACATGGACGAGAATAAGTGGGAAAATCCCGAAGAGTGGAACCCTGAGAGATTTCTGGACGAGAAACACGATCCGATGGATCTGTATAAAACGATGACGTTTGGAGCTGGGAAGAGGGTGTGTGCTGGTTCACTTCAAGCCATGTTGATAGTCTGCACTACAATTGGTAGGTTGGTTCAAGAGTTTGAGTGGAGACTGAAAGATGGGGAAGAAGAAGATGTGGCTACTGTTGGTCTCACCACTCATAAACTCCACCCCATGCATGCCATTATCAACCCAAGGAGTTAA